In the Phaseolus vulgaris cultivar G19833 chromosome 7, P. vulgaris v2.0, whole genome shotgun sequence genome, one interval contains:
- the LOC137828168 gene encoding aluminum-activated malate transporter 12-like, producing the protein MLLSFQLNVNKAIFCHKLLKLIRASMAEINYFASNRSMTCHWIWKYMKSVGERVRRHSALAWRTAVKVGKDDPRRVVHSLKVGLALTLVSLLYLIKPLFEGIGQNAMSAVLTVVVVMEFTVGATLGKGLNRGLGTLVAGSLAFLVEYVADIPGRIFQAFFIGSAVFILGVVTTYVRFIPHIKKNYDYGVMIFLLTFNLITVSSYRVDNVWAIAKDRIATIAIGGGLCLVMTLLVFPNWSGEDLHNSTISKLEGLANSVQACVLRYFNGSENQETQDDASDELIYKGYKAVLDSKSKDETLALQASWEPRWSTLWHRIPWRQYTIVGVTLLHFSYTVVALHGCLLSEIQTPGSIRLLYKDSCIRLAEEVFKALRELANSIRSKRQFSPQALSDNINEALQNLNDDLKSQPQLFVGSKNFGGTTHAEEDTRVSFSSVRSDCSSMFEYKSKEISGEVSMEGHKKVLKPLMSKIVMTSLEFSEALPFAAFTSMLVEMVAKLERVIDAVDDLAKLSRFREFRDEDEIVVTGEKPKIVHNDLPSYAFD; encoded by the exons ATGCTTTTAAGTTTTCAGCTAAACGTCAACAAAGCTATCTTCTGTCATAAGTTACTGAAGCTGATAAGGGCTTCCATGGCAGAAATAAACTATTTTGCAAGCAACAGAAGCATGACATGCCATTGGATTTGGAAGTACATGAAGAGTGTTGGTGAGAGAGTGAGAAGGCACTCAGCTTTGGCATGGAGAACAGCAGTGAAAGTAGGGAAAGATGATCCAAGAAGGGTGGTCCACTCTTTGAAAGTGGGGCTGGCATTGACACTGGTTTCTTTGCTGTATCTCATAAAGCCTTTGTTCGAAGGGATTGGACAAAACGCCATGTCAGCTGTTCTCACTGTGGTTGTGGTCATGGAATTCACAGTTG GAGCAACATTAGGCAAAGGTCTAAATAGAGGGTTGGGGACTCTGGTGGCAGGATCATTGGCATTTCTTGTGGAGTATGTTGCAGACATCCCTGGTCGCATTTTTCAAGCTTTTTTTATTGGTTCTGCAGTTTTCATTTTAG GAGTTGTAACTACTTATGTGAGGTTCATCCCTCACATAAAGAAGAACTATGACTATGGTGTTATGATATTTCTGCTGACTTTCAATTTGATAACTGTATCAAGTTACCGTGTTGATAATGTGTGGGCAATTGCAAAAGATCGTATAGCCACCATTGCCATTGGTGGTGGTCTATGTCTTGTAATGACCCTACTGGTTTTCCCAAACTGGTCAGGGGAAGATCTCCATAACTCCACCATTTCAAAGCTCGAAGGCCTAGCCAACTCtgtacaag CTTGTGTTCTGAGATACTTTAATGGTTCTGAAAATCAAGAAACTCAAGATGATGCTTCTGATGAACTGATTTACAAAGGTTACAAGGCTGTGTTAGATTCCAAATCTAAAGATGAAACACTG GCACTGCAAGCAAGTTGGGAGCCAAGATGGTCAACACTTTGGCACAGAATCCCATGGCGGCAATATACAATAGTTGGGGTTACTCTTCTCCATTTTAGTTACACTGTTGTTGCACTGCATGGCTGTCTGCTCTCTGAAATTCAG ACCCCGGGATCAATTCGACTCCTGTACAAAGACTCTTGCATTAGACTTGCAGAAGAAGTGTTTAAAGCACTGAGGGAACTAGCTAATAGCATAAGGAGCAAGCGTCAATTCTCCCCTCAAGCACTGTCTGACAACATCAATGAAGCTCTACAAAATCTCAATGATGACTTGAAATCCCAGCCACAACTGTTTGTAGGCTCAAAGAATTTTGGTGGAACCACACATGCGGAAGAAGACACCAGAGTCTCATTCTCAAGTGTTAGGAGTGATTGTTCTTCCATGTTTGAGTATAAATCCAAAGAAATTTCTGGTGAAGTGTCAATGGAGGGACACAAGAAGGTTTTAAAGCCACTGATGAGTAAGATTGTGATGACAAGCCTTGAGTTTTCAGAAGCACTTCCTTTTGCTGCTTTCACTTCTATGCTTGTGGAGATGGTGGCAAAGTTGGAACGTGTTATAGATGCAGTTGATGACTTAGCTAAATTGTCACGCTTCAGAGAGTTCAGAGATGAAGATGAGATTGTTGTGACTGGTGAGAAACCAAAGATAGTTCACAATGATTTGCCTTCTTATGCATTTGATTAA
- the LOC137827838 gene encoding uncharacterized protein, with translation MAKALIFVYILLAALLLLFLSHPPKSFSGHRHRRLKLRSNFTLAPSRHHAVAFDPLVAELERQREDKEWEKQVIHQANPELDPDPAPAHESQPEWEDFIDAEDYLNDEGKFNVTNRLILLFPKIDVDPADWFVTEHELTQWNLHQAQREVMHRTQREMELHDKNHDGFVSFSEYDPPSWVQNADNESFGYDMGWWKEEHFNASDADGDGVLNLTEFNDFLHPADSKNPKLYQWLCKEEVRERDTDRDGKVNFKEFFHGLFDLVRNYDEENHNDSYSDNSMDAPARMLFAQLDKDGDGYLSDIELLPIIGKLHPSEHYYAKQQADYIISQADEDKDGRLTLTEMIENPYVFYSAIFNDDEDDEGDYHDEFR, from the exons ATGGCCAAAGCCTTGATTTTCGTCTACATACTCCTCGCCGCGCTGCTCCTCTTGTTCCTCTCCCATCCTCCCAAGAGCTTCTCCGGCCACCGCCACCGCCGCCTCAAACTCCGCTCCAACTTCACCCTCGCACCGTCGCGCCACCACGCCGTCGCCTTCGACCCCCTGGTGGCGGAGCTGGAGCGGCAGCGGGAGGACAAGGAGTGGGAGAAGCAGGTAATACACCAGGCCAACCCGGAGCTGGACCCGGACCCGGCCCCGGCCCACGAGTCTCAGCCCGAGTGGGAGGACTTCATTGACGCCGAGGATTACCTGAACGACGAGGGCAAGTTTAATGTGACCAACAGGTTGATACTGTTGTTCCCCAAGATCGACGTGGACCCCGCCGATTGGTTCGTCACCGAGCACGAGTTGACTCAGTGGAACCTGCACCAGGCACAGCGCGAGGTCATGCATCGTACGCAGAGGGAGATGGAGCTTCACGACAAGAATCACGATGGCTTTGTTTCCTTCTCCGAGTACGATCCTCCCAGTTGGGTTCAAAATGCAG ATAATGAGTCTTTTGGTTATGATATGGGTTGGTGGAAAGAAGAGCATTTCAATGCATCGGATGCTGACGGAGATGGTGTTCTAAACTTGACTGAATTCAATGA CTTTCTGCACCCGGCGGACAGCAAAAACCCTAAGCTTTATCAGTGGCTGTGCAAGGAGGAAGTCAG GGAAAGAGATACAGACAGAGATGGAAAGGTCAACTTTAAAGAATTTTTCCATGGGCTGTTTGATTTGGTGAGAAACTATGACGAAGAAAATCATAATGACTCATATTCTGATAATTCAATGGATGCTCCAGCCAGAATGTTGTTTGCTCAGCTTGATAAGGATGGGGACGG ATACTTGTCAGATATTGAACTACTGCCCATAATTGGGAAGCTCCACCCATCTGAGCATTATTATGCAAAGCAACAAGCCGATTACATAATTTCTCAG GCAGATGAGGACAAAGATGGCCGTCTTACTTTGACTGAGATGATTGAGAACCCATATGTATTTTACAGTGCTATTTTCAacgatgatgaagatgatgaaggTGATTACCACGATGAGTTCCGGTAA
- the LOC137828958 gene encoding GEM-like protein 4 gives MQTSLLHNLVVGTPVISATYDQFQKPVNRYLHGPATQCQRSTTTSKQMRLRTNVSETVMRKLSLGARILRVGGVENVFKQFFSVREGERLLKASHCYLSTTSGPLAGFLFISTDKVAFCSERSVKVFTQTGQMLRIRYKVMIPLNKIKCVNQSKNVQKPTQKYIEIVTEDNFDFWFMGVLKYQKTFKYLEQALSQA, from the exons ATGCAGACCTCACTTCTTCATAACCTAGTTGTTGGAACTCCAGTCATCTCAGCAACTTATGATCAATTTCAAAAGCCAGTTAACAGATACTTACATGGTCCTGCCACTCAATGCCAACGTTCAACCACAACATCAAaacaaa TGAGACTGAGGACAAATGTATCAGAAACTGTTATGAGAAAATTAAGCTTAGGGGCTCGCATTCTTCGAGTGGGAGGAGTGGAAAACGTGTTTAAGCAGTTTTTTAGTGTGAGAGAAGGAGAGAGGCTTTTGAAAGCTTCTCATTGTTATTTGTCCACCACATCTGGTCCTCTAGCAGGTTTCCTCTTCATCTCCACAGACAAGGTTGCCTTCTGCAGTGAGAGATCAGTGAAAGTCTTTACTCAGACAGGCCAAATGTTGAGGATCCGTTATAAG GTTATGATTCCACTGAACAAGATAAAGTGTGTGAACCAAAGTAAAAATGTTCAGAAGCCAACCCAGAAGTACATAGAGATTGTCACGGAAGACAACTTTGATTTTTGGTTTATGGGTGTCTTGAAATATCAAAAAACTTTCAAATACCTTGAGCAGGCACTTTCTCAAGCTTAG
- the LOC137828800 gene encoding GEM-like protein 4 isoform X1: MKASLANGISVTSTYHAGKSSKRYYLPDARGKYIKSITKPKQSRTHHKSGFLQRVRDHAVRLGPKITDTVKGKLSMGARILQVGGVEKVFMQLFSVGEGEKLLKASQCYLSTTSGPIAGLLFISTDKVAFCSDRSIKVSSPNGEDTRVHYKVSIPLKKIKSVNKSQNVEKPSQKYIEIVTVDDFDFWFMGFFHYQKALKCLQQAVPQS, translated from the exons ATGAAGGCCTCATTAGCTAATGGAATTTCTGTTACCTCAACATACCATGCTGGGAAGTCATCAAAGAGATATTATTTGCCTGATGCTCGTGGAAAGTACATCAAATCCATCACAAAACCAAAGCAGAGTAGAACACATCACAAATCTGGATTCTTACAAAGAGTCAGAGATCATG CAGTGAGGCTTGGACCAAAGATAACAGATACAGTGAAAGGGAAATTGAGTATGGGAGCCAGAATTCTTCAGGTTGGTGGAGTAGAGAAAGTCTTCATGCAACTGTTTAGTGTTGGAGAAGGAGAGAAGCTATTGAAAGCATCACAATGCTACTTATCTACCACATCCGGTCCTATAGCTGGCCTTCTCTTCATATCCACTGATAAAGTTGCATTTTGCAGTGACAGATCCATCAAAGTCTCTTCCCCAAATGGAGAAGATACCAGAGTCCATTATAAG GTCTCCATTCCCCTTAAAAAGATAAAGTCTGTGAACAAAAGTCAGAATGTGGAGAAGCCTTCACAGAAGTACATAGAAATAGTTACAGTGGATGATTTTGATTTCTGGTTCATGGGTTTCTTCCATTATCAGAAAGCTCTCAAATGTCTTCAGCAGGCTGTTCCTCAATCTTAG
- the LOC137828800 gene encoding putative GEM-like protein 8 isoform X2, with protein MKASLANGISVTSTYHAGKSSKRYYLPDARGKYIKSITKPKQSRTHHKSGFLQRVRDHVRLGPKITDTVKGKLSMGARILQVGGVEKVFMQLFSVGEGEKLLKASQCYLSTTSGPIAGLLFISTDKVAFCSDRSIKVSSPNGEDTRVHYKVSIPLKKIKSVNKSQNVEKPSQKYIEIVTVDDFDFWFMGFFHYQKALKCLQQAVPQS; from the exons ATGAAGGCCTCATTAGCTAATGGAATTTCTGTTACCTCAACATACCATGCTGGGAAGTCATCAAAGAGATATTATTTGCCTGATGCTCGTGGAAAGTACATCAAATCCATCACAAAACCAAAGCAGAGTAGAACACATCACAAATCTGGATTCTTACAAAGAGTCAGAGATCATG TGAGGCTTGGACCAAAGATAACAGATACAGTGAAAGGGAAATTGAGTATGGGAGCCAGAATTCTTCAGGTTGGTGGAGTAGAGAAAGTCTTCATGCAACTGTTTAGTGTTGGAGAAGGAGAGAAGCTATTGAAAGCATCACAATGCTACTTATCTACCACATCCGGTCCTATAGCTGGCCTTCTCTTCATATCCACTGATAAAGTTGCATTTTGCAGTGACAGATCCATCAAAGTCTCTTCCCCAAATGGAGAAGATACCAGAGTCCATTATAAG GTCTCCATTCCCCTTAAAAAGATAAAGTCTGTGAACAAAAGTCAGAATGTGGAGAAGCCTTCACAGAAGTACATAGAAATAGTTACAGTGGATGATTTTGATTTCTGGTTCATGGGTTTCTTCCATTATCAGAAAGCTCTCAAATGTCTTCAGCAGGCTGTTCCTCAATCTTAG
- the LOC137828101 gene encoding GEM-like protein 4: MQTSLLHQLVVGTPVTHGQLQKSVKRLPGPATQCQYSPTTSKQMRLRTNISETVKRKLSLGASILRVGGVEKVFKKFFSMEEGERLLKVSQCYLSTTSGPLAGFLFISTYKVAFCSEKSMKVFTQNGHMLRIRYKVVIPLKKIKSMNQTEDTQKPRQKYIEIVTEDNFEFWLMGVLKYQKTFQYLQEALSQA; this comes from the exons ATGCAGACTTCACTTCTCCATCAGCTAGTTGTTGGAACTCCAGTAACACATGGTCAGCTTCAAAAGTCTGTTAAAAGATTACCTGGTCCTGCAACTCAATGTCAATATTCACCTACAACATCAAAGCAAA TGAGACTGAGAACAAATATATCTGAAACTGTCAAGAGAAAGTTAAGCTTAGGGGCTAGCATTCTTCGAGTTGGTGGAGTAGAAAAAGTGTTCAAGAAATTTTTTAGCATGGAAGAAGGAGAAAGGCTATTGAAAGTTTCTCAGTGTTATTTGTCCACCACATCTGGTCCTCTAGCTGGTTTCCTATTCATCTCCACCtacaaggttgccttttgcagTGAGAAATCAATGAAAGTCTTCACTCAGAATGGTCACATGTTGAGGATCCGTTATAAG GTTGTTATTCCATTGAAGAAAATCAAATCCATGAACCAAACTGAAGATACTCAGAAGCCAAGACAGAAGTACATTGAGATTGTAACAGAAGACAACTTTGAATTCTGGTTGATGGGTGTCTTAAAGTATCAGAAAACTTTCCAATATCTTCAGGAGGCACTTTCTCAGGCTTAA